In Tuberibacillus sp. Marseille-P3662, the following proteins share a genomic window:
- a CDS encoding lipoate--protein ligase family protein → MMTETWVFLDTGYHTPEFNMALDESLLNWHSQGLIPPVLRFYGWDPPGLSLGYFQKSKGKIDIEATHNHGYRIVRRPTGGRAVLHDNELTYSVIVAEEHEKMPKSVTEAYRVISQGLLEGFSGLGIQADFSIPEGKLGQTNSAVCFEEPSWYELIVEDRKAAGSAQTRQKGVILQHGSIPIDVDEVALFDLFVYPNERIKERARRSFGGKAVAINDVLEDKKNLADVKAAFKSGFEKGLGVKLEPYTLTKEQLEEVETLAKTKYSDDSYTFSR, encoded by the coding sequence ATCATGACTGAGACTTGGGTGTTTTTGGATACAGGTTATCATACGCCAGAATTCAATATGGCGTTGGATGAGTCTTTACTGAATTGGCACAGTCAAGGGTTGATTCCCCCTGTCTTGCGGTTTTATGGTTGGGACCCTCCAGGCTTGTCATTAGGGTATTTTCAAAAATCAAAAGGAAAAATTGATATTGAGGCCACTCACAACCACGGCTATCGCATTGTGCGACGTCCAACCGGAGGCCGGGCGGTCTTGCATGATAATGAGCTCACTTATAGTGTTATTGTCGCGGAAGAGCATGAAAAAATGCCGAAATCGGTGACAGAAGCTTATCGGGTGATTTCCCAAGGACTTTTGGAAGGATTTAGCGGTCTGGGCATTCAGGCTGACTTTTCCATTCCCGAGGGTAAACTTGGACAAACGAATTCTGCCGTTTGTTTTGAAGAACCTTCTTGGTATGAGTTGATTGTTGAAGACCGCAAAGCTGCCGGGAGCGCCCAAACTAGGCAAAAGGGCGTTATTTTACAACACGGGTCAATTCCGATTGATGTTGATGAAGTTGCGCTTTTTGACTTATTTGTCTATCCGAATGAACGTATCAAAGAACGGGCGCGGCGGTCCTTTGGAGGTAAAGCAGTGGCCATTAACGATGTTCTTGAGGATAAAAAAAACCTTGCCGATGTTAAGGCGGCATTTAAATCTGGATTTGAAAAGGGTTTGGGTGTAAAGTTAGAGCCCTATACTTTAACCAAGGAACAATTAGAAGAAGTTGAAACATTGGCCAAAACAAAATATAGTGATGATAGCTATACATTTTCGCGCTAA